CTCTTCGTTTAACAAATCTGCAATTCGTTTTCTAACCATTATTGCCTCCAATCGCGCTGTATTTCTTCTGCTACTCGGCGGTAATCTGCTGCTGCTTCGCGAGCGTTTTTTCCTTTTAACTGAGTAATTGGTACTCCTTCAAGGGCGGCTCTTTCATGCGCTTTGTAAATTCGGATAAATGTTTTACAAACCGGAATACCTAATTTTGTAAGTGTATTTTGTGCTTCTAAAGCTTCTCCTGTACTTCTAACATCAACTTTAGTTAACAACACGCGATGAGGAATTTCTGCAGGCTTTACCGATGCTTTAACAACTTCAATCAATGCAGATAAATCCATCGGAGCGCAAGGTGTTGGCAAGACCATATAATCCGCGATCGCAATGACTGCTTTTAATGCTTCCGATCGCAATGCTGGCGCTGTGTCTACTATGACAAAATCATACCCTTCAACTTTTCGCAAACGCTTCAGTAGCGTAGGGTCTGTTTCTTGAGCAACATCAAAGGGCATCTTACCGCGTGTCGCCCACCAAGAACAACTCCCTTGACTATCTGCATCTACAGTTAAAACTTCGTATCGCTCGGAAAAAATAGCAGATAACCCCATTGCTGTTGTTGTTTTTCCTACTCCACCTTTTCCATTTGATACAACGATGATCTTTGCGGGCATGACATTAATAAAATAGAAGTTTGAATAAAATTTTGCTTAAGGCTACGTGCATCTAGTATTTTTGGATATCAGCAGCATTATTAATCCTTTATCAAAGTCATAGTTTTTAATTATTTTCCTATTTTTACTAACATAGCTTTCTTATAGTTCCACAATACATCAATTTTTTAGTTTACAGGTCGTTGTAGTCTTCACCAAGATCAAATCTGCTACCTCTTCATGACTGGCTATTTCTAAGGAATTTGGTAAGTTTTAGGGGAGAATTAACTGTATTTTGTCAATATTTATGTCATAAAAAGTTAGTATTTTTTGTGGAAAAGCTGCAGTGTCTTCTGATAGTTAGTCAACTAAAATAATGCAAACAGTTTAAAGAAGGCGATAGTCTTACTTCACGCCCTGCGCAATGATATCAAGAAATTTAGTACAGCCCCGCAAAGAATCAAACAAATGTAAGCCAAACTCTTGAGAAATATCTTCGCAAACCTTGATTGCTCGAATACTGTTACCGTTAGTATCTAACAACGGCGAAAACACAGCAATGCCAATCTGGTTAGGTACAATAACAATAATTCCTCCACTGACGCCACTTTTTGCTGGTAGACCAACTTTATACACCCATTCACCAGCAAAATTGTACATCCCACAGGTATACATCACACTCAAGATATCTCTGACATATTGTGCATCAACTGCCCGTTCTCCAGTTATCGGATTCACACCATTATTTGCAATTGTTGCTGCCATGAGTGCTAAGTCGTGGCAATTTACCATAACTGAACACTGCTGAAAATAAAGATCGAGTGCTTCATCGATATGTTCGTCAATCATGCCAAAATTAAGCATCAAGTGTGCCATCCCTCGGTTACGGTGTCCGGTGGTACGTTCCGACATAAAAACTGAGATATCGACAAAGATTTCATGACCGATGTAGCGCTGAAACATCTCTAGCATGCGATTGAGGCGTTCGGTTGGTCCTGAACCTTTAATTAGACTGGTTGTTGCGATCGCACCAGCATTCACCATTGGGTTATATGGTCGTTTTGAGCGTTCATCAAGAATAATCGAATTAAACGCCTCTCCAGTAGGTTCCACCCCGACTTTAGTTAGAACATAATCGCGTCCGTGTTCTTCTAGCGCCATACCATAGACAAAGACTTTAGAAATTGATTGAATTGTAAATAGGTGATTGTAGTCTCCGACTTGATAGACTTGACCATCGACTGTGATGACACAAATGCTGAACAAATCAGGATCTACTTTGGCAAGTTCTGGAATGTAACTGGCAACTGCACCCTCACGCAGATGTTTGTATTTGAGGTACAAGTCTTCTAGGTATTGTTGAAAAGAGTGGGAGTGAGAGGAAGGGCGATCGCGTTCTAGCTCGTCTGACATAAAGTTAAATTAATCAAATACTTCTCTTTGATTGCTAACACAATATAAGCCTGGTGACTGAAGTCACATTGAAATAAAAAAAGTTCACCTGCATGGACTGACGATAAACTTAGATTCTGAGAAGCTTGCTAGCTAATTGTCTGTGTGATATCAGTATCTACGAGTAGTGTTGCTGCACCAGCAGTGTAACGATTGTACAAGTTGTTATCCAAAGCGGTTGTGCCATCAAACAACCATCCTTGTTGGGTTGAAGTGACGCGATCGCCAGCATTACTTTGACAATTAATTCATTTGTCGTATCAGATAAATTCAGTACATTTAATCGGTCTAACTTCAACGAGTTATTGCCTGTTCCTGTGAGGATGTCTTTGCCGTTTGTCGCCAGAAGCAAGCCGTGACTTTACCCATGAAGTCGCGTCCGAAGATTACATAGCTGTCGCCAAAATCGACGCGATCGCTGCGATTAGTAGAAGGAACATCGACTGTTGTAGTAGTTCCTAATACAAATTAAGTCTCTACCACTACCACCTGTTAGTGTATCCTTCTCGGCTGTACCGCCATCGCTACCAATCAAGGTGTCATCGCTCTGATCGCCACTAAGCGAGTCACTACCTCCTTTGCTTTGAAGCAGGTTGTTTTTTAAATTATCAGTAATTGTGTTATTTAAGCTATTACCTATACCTACAAGAGCCTCCGGTGGAAAACCCCGAAACGAGCATACATCTTGTAAGGCTAAATTTTCTAAGTTATCTCCCAAGGTATAACTTGTATAAGCTACTACAGTATCAATACCAGCATTAACAGCTTTGACAATGATATCTTTATACCTGTAGCCGAAGTCGTCTAAGTCAATATTTTATAAAGCTTATATAAATAATTGATGATTTAATATCAGTGCATTCCACAAAAAATATATTTTTCGTATAAAATATTACTTTTAAGCATTGAAAATACTAGCTTAAATTAAGAATGAATTTGCATAACTACTCAACTGCAAATTGCAAACAAGATAATCAAAACTCACAAATTTAAAAAGTATTTATCAATCAATAAATATGCAAATGAGTAACCTTAATTATACGACTTTTGCCATAAGTTTCCTGACTAGCTCCTTGATACTTCTCAGGAAAACTCTAAAATAAAGAGTATTTTAAACTACTGCAAAATTTTTCTAAAAAACGGCTTTAGCAGCTGACGTGCGATCGCATCGAGGTTAGACTAGACCAAATTCTAACTTGGAGGCATCAAAAACGTGCAAGACCGTGACTACACCTTGATCGTCGATAAAAGTGGTAGTATGTCCACACCAGATCAAACAGGTGGTAAAAGTCGATGGGAAATTGCCCAAGAGTCTACTTTAGCCTTGGCGCGAAAATGCGAACAGTTAGATCCTGACGGCATTACTGTTTATGTCTTCTCTGGCAGATTTAAACGCTACGATGATGTCACTTCAAGTAAAGTTGCCCAAGTCTTTCAAGAAAATGATCCTGTAGGAACAACTAATTTAGCTATTGTCTTACAAGATGCCATAAAAAACTACTTTCAACGCAAAGCTGCTGGCAAAACTAAACCTCAAGGTGAAACGATTTTAGTTGTTACTGATGGCGAACCTGACGATCGCCGTGCTGTATTTGAAGTCATCATCAACGCAACTCAACAAATGGAACGCGATGAAGAGTTAGCAATTTCGTTTATTCAAGTAGGTTCAGATCCGCAAGCAAAGAAATTTCTCAAAGCAATTGACGATCAACTACAAGGAGTTGGGGCAAAGTTTGATATTTGCGACACAGTGACGCTTGATGACTTAGAAGAGATGAGTTTATCAGAAGTCTTACTCAATGCGATTCACGATTAATGACAATGGACGAAATCGATAAGCTACTCGCTAAAATTGATGCCAAGCCCCAGCAGAAAATACCGCCTCCAGCAAACAAAGCTACCAAATTTGCGTCAGATATTGAGCAACTTTTAAGCGAAGTCAAAGCTGATTATACACAAAAAGAACGCGAACTAGAACAGCAGAAAGCTAAAGAGAAAAATAGACGGGCGATCGCGTGGTTAAAAACCTTAGATCCCATGTCGAGTGAAGGATTGTGGTTTGAGGAATTTGCTGCTAAGTATCCTTCTAAGGTTGCAGCTGCAGTTGATTACTTGCGATCGCTATCCGGTAACTCTTAAACCTGTCTTATGTTTGCCAAGCTTTCAGACAGCGATCAACTAAAGAATTCACAGATTGTTTTAGCTGGCGCTTGCGATACCACCTCCGATAAGCATTCTCGTATTCTTCACCTTTGGTTTGGAATGTATTCCAAGCATTTAGCCCAAGACCTAAACCCCAAAACAAAGCGATGTATAATGACCAAGAAAGCTCACCTGCACTGATGAAGTTCAGCATCAAGAAAAAAGAATTGACAATGGCATAATTACCAAAGTTTTTTTGTAAATTACGATGACGATGCATATCGAAAGCTTGGCGCTTT
The DNA window shown above is from Gloeocapsopsis sp. IPPAS B-1203 and carries:
- a CDS encoding ParA family protein, whose translation is MPAKIIVVSNGKGGVGKTTTAMGLSAIFSERYEVLTVDADSQGSCSWWATRGKMPFDVAQETDPTLLKRLRKVEGYDFVIVDTAPALRSEALKAVIAIADYMVLPTPCAPMDLSALIEVVKASVKPAEIPHRVLLTKVDVRSTGEALEAQNTLTKLGIPVCKTFIRIYKAHERAALEGVPITQLKGKNAREAAADYRRVAEEIQRDWRQ
- the glsA gene encoding glutaminase A; protein product: MSDELERDRPSSHSHSFQQYLEDLYLKYKHLREGAVASYIPELAKVDPDLFSICVITVDGQVYQVGDYNHLFTIQSISKVFVYGMALEEHGRDYVLTKVGVEPTGEAFNSIILDERSKRPYNPMVNAGAIATTSLIKGSGPTERLNRMLEMFQRYIGHEIFVDISVFMSERTTGHRNRGMAHLMLNFGMIDEHIDEALDLYFQQCSVMVNCHDLALMAATIANNGVNPITGERAVDAQYVRDILSVMYTCGMYNFAGEWVYKVGLPAKSGVSGGIIVIVPNQIGIAVFSPLLDTNGNSIRAIKVCEDISQEFGLHLFDSLRGCTKFLDIIAQGVK
- a CDS encoding VWA domain-containing protein, with the translated sequence MQDRDYTLIVDKSGSMSTPDQTGGKSRWEIAQESTLALARKCEQLDPDGITVYVFSGRFKRYDDVTSSKVAQVFQENDPVGTTNLAIVLQDAIKNYFQRKAAGKTKPQGETILVVTDGEPDDRRAVFEVIINATQQMERDEELAISFIQVGSDPQAKKFLKAIDDQLQGVGAKFDICDTVTLDDLEEMSLSEVLLNAIHD
- a CDS encoding 2TM domain-containing protein; the protein is MKTSDSKITRLYHQEDIQQILQIAISCQAHEGEFTREQLLEIASELEITPECLQAAEKEWLLQQADVQKRQAFDMHRHRNLQKNFGNYAIVNSFFLMLNFISAGELSWSLYIALFWGLGLGLNAWNTFQTKGEEYENAYRRWYRKRQLKQSVNSLVDRCLKAWQT